cgcgcaaagaaactccaagcatagctctctccatagctcgtagCAACGGAACATTTTCAATAATATTCATCAATCCAATGTGAATGACAGATAACCAGAATGATGTACTAAACAGACGCCAGGAGCTTGTAACAGAAGtctataaacaaataaaaatacagtgttttgATCAGTTGATTTTGTTTATAGAAAAgttgtaattaataaatgaaaagtttttcattcaacatttctaaacttttttcacttcaaaatccTTCACTAAATATATGACATAACGCTACATATGTGAATGTCCATTCGCTTGAACAGGAacctatatatttaaaatttcacgAAAATTCCTAGAAAACTATGTAGACTATTGTAGACTCAACATGGATATTTCTGGCTTAACAGGTTTACAGCCCCAAAGCAATGTGCCAGCCTTCTTTCGACACATCCCCatagtattaataaatacattaaatgctcatataaaattatatcattGCCATAAGGCACATGTGCCGCATAGACATACTAGTGAAAACACCCATGAGGCACATGCGCCTCATCAGACTGTGAACCTGTTAATTAATAACTTCAGATGATGTGTGTGCCTGTGTATGGCAGCAAATAATAGAATACAAATATACATTTACCATTTATTGCGAAACAGGGTCTATGAAGTAATACCACTTCAAGTCAATAATAGGACTATAGCTACACATCATACTTTGTATGTAAagtcaatatttcaaaattcttatactagttaaataactaaacaacGCACCTAACCCACTGGCAGCCTTAGAATCCTGTACATATGCACAAATTTAGAAATTCGGAGTGCTTCTGTCAAAGCTTTGCATTTCGTATTTCGCAATGACATTGCACACTTCCATTTTCACTTTTGGTATTAGAGTTGGCTGTAATTTTTTGACACTGGCAGCCATGCTTCTAAAAAACACATCAATCTCGTTAGTGTTCTCCTTTAGCACCTTTTCTATAAGTTTGTCCAGCACTTGACTCCTTTGCTCTGGGGCTGCCTTTTGCTCTTCAACATACCGAAGCAGTTTGGGTCCATTCATGAGTATTGGTTTAGGGAGAATCTTTATTGGTTGCAAGTTCCGAGGTACTGGCATGGATTTCTTCCGGCCAGCCTTTTTGATCACTTTCTTAGGAGGTTCGTCGATGATTTCTTGTTTGGGAACCACTTTGAATATTGGCTGTTTGATTTGCTGGTGCTGCTCTGTTGGACCATCCACAACTGTGATCTGGAATATGTAAATAATTCATTGCAGCTGGTAGTTAAAGCATAAATAACAGGTGAGGTGCCAGGACCTTTGGTTACATAGCTACTACTGGGTGAATCATATGATTTAAAGTAGACCttgatacatttttaaattaataataaataaattaatgttttattatataaatctGATATGCATGATGGGTTTAGGAATAAGAGCACAGGTCAAATTGAAGGTTACAACAGACAAAAGCAGATCATTTGTGATTGGTTTTGGTTTTGCATGTAATGATTGTTATTGAAAGTCCAACCAAGTagatattaagtacttatttactgATCAGAAATGCACAACTTACTTCATAATATTCCTGGCTATCAGTTATAACTTGTTGTTCCGTAGTGACAACATGCTCTTCATGAATCTGCTGATCCTCCTCGTTGTCCATTGTTGCCTCTTCTAGTACTGTCTCAGTGCCATCCATAGATGTCTCATCAAGGTACTGGAGCTTCTCGAAGACGGCTGCTTTGGTCTTGTGCATAGTGCCCATCCGCTTGCTCCTCATATAGCCATCTCGGAGACCGCGCCAACGCTTCTTGCATTCTTCAACTGGAatttaagaatttttaaattagcCTTAAACGCTATAAGTTGAAATTGACACCTCTACCTACACAATAACACCAatactaacaataaaaaaagtcagttttgtaggactattttgttattttcagcACCTTTGCACAGATTTAACCTTCATCGAAAGCTATTCATCAAAACATGTGAAAAATTTGCAAAAGGTGAGGCGTATTTTTATCTTCGTTGCTTTGCTTTGCAGCACAACTTTGTGAGCAAAGCGAATCCTCGATTCGCAACTTACCTGGTTTGTCCAACGCTTGCGCTATTTCCTGCCATGTAGCCTCTCGTGCTAATATATTCTTCCGAGATGGATCAAGCACGTTGTACAAAAAGCTATGCGGTTGGACTAGTTCAGCTAGATTTTGATCTTCCTCCGTACTCCAGCCAACCGCGTTCAAAGGCATTTCTAACTTCTACAACTTCTCGTTTTCGCGTGCGTCACGTCAAAACAAAATGTCGGCTACCTATCACGAACGAAAATAACCGCGCTGCGCAGCACGACGTCACGACCTGTGTTGTCATGCAAAAAAATCTTCACTAGCTGTCAAGTGACGTTACTGAGCGCCATCTACTAATGAGTAGAAGTAACGTTTACTAGTATTTTCCCTATTCAATACAAGATGTCGCTTAATTCAATATAATTTATGCCATCTAGTAAAAAGGTTTAGAACTAACTTTAACGTTATtgtagttttataaatttaaactagATGGCGTTGACCTAGATGTTTCTTACGTTTTGTTTATAAACGAAAGCAACTGGTTGAGGTAACTGCAGATGGCGCCACTATCTGAGCTCGGACGTAAAAGCCGCAGTGATgtgttttgaaaatgttttctttattataGCTAGCTGTATAAATCGTACTTTTTTGGCTGTCCGTATCGAATTAGTTAAAGAAAATAATCATTTACATAATCATTCCACTTCGGGATAATGCTTCCTTATCACTAAAAGCTTTGCTGAGCTTGCttgtctgtgtttgtttactttgtcTTTTCCATCTATCTTGAACCAATAAGATAAGATAACTGCGCGCATGAAGGTGAAatgcttttttaataaatgcttAGGTACCTTCTTTATTAATAAGCAAGGACTTAAAGTTTATCTAGTttcagcttttatttttaacaagatCCTCTTCAATTTTTTTGTCAACATTTATAagttcttaattttttattacaaacggACACAAACTTACTAAGTTACGGTAGGTTAGGTTTAAAATGACATCAAAGCtgcaaagtcaaagttaaaacaATCAAGCTTTATTATCTATATAacataatcagaatctcggaaacggctccaacgatttcgatgaaattatgtatttatgggTTTTCGGGGACGAAAAATCGATCCAGTTTGGCcactgggaaaacgctggtaccgagt
The sequence above is a segment of the Choristoneura fumiferana chromosome 9, NRCan_CFum_1, whole genome shotgun sequence genome. Coding sequences within it:
- the LOC141431066 gene encoding uncharacterized protein, with amino-acid sequence MPLNAVGWSTEEDQNLAELVQPHSFLYNVLDPSRKNILAREATWQEIAQALDKPVEECKKRWRGLRDGYMRSKRMGTMHKTKAAVFEKLQYLDETSMDGTETVLEEATMDNEEDQQIHEEHVVTTEQQVITDSQEYYEITVVDGPTEQHQQIKQPIFKVVPKQEIIDEPPKKVIKKAGRKKSMPVPRNLQPIKILPKPILMNGPKLLRYVEEQKAAPEQRSQVLDKLIEKVLKENTNEIDVFFRSMAASVKKLQPTLIPKVKMEVCNVIAKYEMQSFDRSTPNF